Proteins encoded by one window of Microplitis mediator isolate UGA2020A chromosome 1, iyMicMedi2.1, whole genome shotgun sequence:
- the LOC130678276 gene encoding facilitated trehalose transporter Tret1-like, producing the protein MEMEMMEDKDKGNVVEPMLIKSTKTLIEGKKFFQYTSTLIAGLMSMQAGMNLSWTSPVGPYLTSETSFLIDMTDNKMSWVCALMALGAIVGAVPAGKVADKIGRKSTIIITAIPFLISWLMIILTRDLVSLYVARFIGGIGAGSACVLVPVYIGEISEPSIRGALGSFFPLLFSTGVVFVYVVGAYADYMAFNISCCLTLVPFVLIYFLPESPMWLVQNGRIATAERSLRTLRGKDYEFKKEISILQEEADRVESRKGGIRDLIGTRAGRKALGTCVGLMWFQQMCGIDAVLFYTVKIFKDAGSTVNPFIATIIIGIIEVIMAVVVASVIDKFGRKPLLVISGTAMTICLAVLGYYFKLQAEKVNLESVGWLPLTSLALFNVVFSVGYGSVPFAVISELFPPETKGVASSLSIMVNWSLVFVVTKFFPSMVDATGPDVTFWTFASMAAMSAVFAFFFVPETKGKTLQEIQTKLSIHKIKQII; encoded by the exons ATGGAAATGGAAATGATGGAGGATAAGGACAAGGGAAATGTGGTCGAGCCGATGCTAATTAAGAGCACGAAGACTTTAATtgagggaaaaaaattttttcaatatacatCGACGCTTATTG cgGGACTGATGTCAATGCAAGCAGGAATGAATTTAAGCTGGACCTCCCCAGTGGGCCCGTACCTGACATCAGAGACCTCATTCCTGATCGACATGACGGACAACAAAATGTCCTGGGTCTGCGCACTGATGGCCCTGGGCGCCATAGTGGGGGCGGTTCCCGCAGGGAAGGTCGCGGACAAAATAGGCCGGAAGTCaacgataataataaccgCGATTCCCTTTTTGATTTCCTGGCTGATGATAATCCTGACCCGGGACCTGGTCAGCCTCTACGTCGCCCGATTCATCGGCGGGATCGGGGCCGGATCCGCTTGCGTCTTAGTCCCAGTTTACATCGGTGAGATCTCGGAGCCTTCAATCCGCGGGGCCTTGGGGTCCTTCTTCCCCCTCCTTTTTTCCACCGGCGTGGTCTTTGTCTACGTGGTCGGGGCCTACGCTGACTACATGGCCTTCAATATTTCCTGCTGCCTAACCCTAGTCCCCTTTGTTTTGATCTATTTCTTGCCCGAGTCTCCAATGTGGTTGGTTCAAAATGGCCGCATAGCAACAGCGGAACGCTCGCTTCGGACTTTGCGCGGCAAAGActacgaatttaaaaaagaaatatcgATTTTGCAGGAAGAGGCAGACAGAGTCGAGAGCAGGAAGGGCGGAATTAGAGATTTGATCGGTACAAGAGCGGGCAGAAAGGCTCTGGGGACTTGCGTGGGCCTGATGTGGTTCCAGCAAATGTGCGGCATCGACGCGGTTCTGTTCTATACcgtgaaaatattcaaagacGCGGGCAGTACAGTGAATCCCTTCATTGCCACGATCATTATTGGGATCATCGAGGTCATAATGGCGGTCGTGGTCGCGTCTGTGATCGACAAATTTGGGCGCAAGCCTCTGCTGGTCATCTCGGGAACTGCGATGACCATTTGCTTGGCGGTCCTGGGCTACTACTTCAAGTTGCAGGCAGAAAAAGTGAACCTCGAATCCGTGGGGTGGCTTCCGTTGACCTCCTTGGCCCTTTTCAATGTCGTCTTCAGTGTCGGCTATGGGTCGGTACCTTTTGCGGTAATTTCGGAACTTTTTCCACCGGAAACTAAGGGCGTCGCTAGTAGTCTCAGTATTATGGTCAACTGGAGTCTGGTTTTTGTGGTGACGAAATTTTTTCCCAGTATGGTAGACGCTACGGGACCGGATGTTACCTTTTGGACATTCGCAAGTATGGCGGCGATGTCGGCGGTCTTTGCGTTTTTCTTTGTGCCCGAAACAAAGGGAAAAACTTTGCAAGAGATTCAGACAAAGTTATCGATACATAAAATTAAGCAAATTATATGa
- the LOC130663789 gene encoding another transcription unit protein: MSSPRSQGSPARSYSSRSSGSKSRSPSPRSGSPGSVASNASRTSRGSERSHQSNRSRSSKAASPASRRSSPGSPKSRRSNSRSRSRSRSRSASAESNNSNHSSRSRSQTPTSQRNKSRSPTGTARTGGSRSRSRSGSPGSVKGARSRSRSHSGSPASPRNDKSRSVTPASTKGARSRSRSRSGSRGTSRHAGSRSRSRSRSRATSRNAGSRSRSRSRSRGTSRNAGSRSRSRSKSAGTSRNAGSRSRSRSKSRATSRNAGSRSRSRSRSPGTSRNAESRSRSRSKSPGASKVDQESRPASPGSTKTARSRSRSRSPSPKAVSSPNHQEAKSGDDSDVEMTKRKRTVREGSGSASESEKIVKRHRALIDTDSEEEPPAPEDKPTADALFGDASDISSDDDKEKSPGKSKSKSRSRSRSKSRSRSRSRSRERSSRSRSLSRERGDLEPREDPEEKEKEEEPEPPPETRIDVEIPKISTDLGREIHFVKLPNFLSVETRPFDHETYEDEIDEEETLDEEGRARLKLKVENTIRWKDVFGEDGKPTKESNARFVRWSDGSMSLHLGSEIFDVYKQPLQGDHNHLYIRQGTGLQGQAVFRTKLTFRPHSTESFTHRKMTMSLADRSQKASGIKVLSHVGANPDQNRYEMIKKEEEKLRMAMKNQSKVKKIGSGRGAGRSAGYAADNYNDDGSDDEGAISLAAIKSKFKKGTKVAASNIYSSDEEGSDFETTRPRKSVKGKVLKDSDEESNATSNSGSESAGDNDNADANSD; the protein is encoded by the exons atgtcgagtCCAAGATCTCAGGGTTCACCTGCAAGATCATACTCCAGTAGATCCAGTGGCTCAAAATCCCGCAGCCCGAGTCCCAGATCAGGATCTCCAGGGTCAGTTGCCTCCAATGCGTCCCGGACTTCCCGTGGATCTGAACGCAGTCATCAGAGCAACCGCAGCAGATCTAGCAAAGCAGCATCTCCAGCGAGCCGTAGATCATCACCAGGTTCACCCAaaagccggcgttcaaattcCCGATCTAGATCGCGATCGCGATCAAGATCTGCGTCAGCAGAGAGCAATAATTCGAATCATAGTTCCCGTAGCAGATCTCAAACACCAACAAGTCAGCGAAATAAATCCAGATCTCCCACAGGCACTGCGAGAACCGGCGGATCTAGATCGCGATCACGTTCTGGATCTCCTGGTAGTGTGAAGGGAGCGAGATCTAGGTCTAGATCACATTCTGGATCACCAGCGAGCCCAAGAAATGATAAATCTAGATCAGTTACACCTGCCAGCACCAAAGGAGCAAGATCTAGATCAAGATCACGATCTGGATCACGTGGAACATCAAGACACGCTGGATCTAGATCAAGATCTAGATCTAGATCACGAGCTACATCAAGAAACGCTGGGTCTAGATCAAGATCTAGATCTAGATCACGTGGAACATCAAGAAATGCTGGATCTAGATCAAGATCACGATCTAAATCTGCTGGTACATCAAGAAATGCTGGGTCTAGATCAAGATCTAGATCTAAATCACGAGCTACATCAAGAAATGCTGGGTCTAGATCAAGATCAAGATCTAGATCACCTGGAACATCAAGAAATGCTGAATCTAGATCAAGATCTAGATCTAAATCACCTGGAGCATCAAAAGTAGATCAGGAATCACGTCCAGCATCACCTGGTAGCACAAAAACCGCAAGATCTAGGTCCAGATCTAGATCTCCATCTCCAAAAGCTGTCAGTTCACCGAATCATCAAGAAGCCAAATCCGGTGACGACAGCGACGTAGAAATGACGAAACGTAAACGGACTGTCCGCGAAGGCAGCGGATCTGCATCAGAATCTGAAAAAATCGTGAAACGTCACCGCGCTCTTATCGACACTGACTCCGAGGAAGAGCCTCCAGCCCCAGAGGACAAACCGACCGCCGACGCCCTCTTCGGGGACGCCTCTGACATCAGTTCCGATGACGACAAAGAAAAATCACCAGGGAAATCAAAGTCCAAGTCCCGATCCAGGTCCAGGTCTAAATCCAGATCAAGATCTCGCTCCAGATCCCGAGAACGGTCCTCTCGATCCAGGAGTTTGAGCCGCGAACGCGGGGATCTAGAGCCCCGGGAAGATCCTgaagagaaagaaaaagaagagGAACCAGAACCTCCCCCAGAGACGAGGATCGACGTCGAAATTCCCAAGATTTCGACTGATCTTGGTCGGGAGATCCATTTTGTCAAGCTGCCGAATTTCTTGTCCGTCGAGACCCGGCCGTTCGACCACGAGACCTACGAGGATGAGATCGACGAGGAGGAGACTCTAGATGAGGAGGGCAGAGCCAGACTTAAACTCAAGGTAGAAAATACCATCAGGTGGAAGGACGTCTTTGGGGAAGACGGCAAGCCGACCAAAGAGAGCAACGCGAGGTTCGTGAGGTGGTCGGACGGCAGCATGAGCCTTCATCTGGGCTCGGAGATATTCGATGTCTACAAGCAGCCGCTCCAGGGTGACCACAATCATCTTTATATAAGACAAGGTACTGGTCTGCAGGGCCAAGCGGTCTTCCGGACCAAACTTACCTTCAGGCCTCACTCTACTGAGTCGTTTACTCACCGGAAGATGACGATGTCGCTGGCTGACAGGTCCCAGAAGGCCTCGGGTATCAAGGTACTGAGTCATGTGGGCGCTAATCCTGACCAGAATCGGTACGAGATGATTAAGAAGGAGGAGGAGAAGCTGAGGATGGCCATGAAAAATCAGAGCAAGGTCAAGAAAATTGGAAGTGGGAGGGGCGCGGGTAGAAGTGCTGGCTATGCTgctgataattataatgacgATGGCTCTGATGACGAGGGAGCCATTTCACTGGCGGCTATCAAGAGCAAGTTTAAGAAGGGAACCAAAG TCGCtgcttcaaatatatattcatctGACGAAGAAGGTTCCGATTTCGAGACAACAAGACCCAGAAAGAGTGTAAAAGGCAAAGTACTAAAAGATTCCGACGAAGAATCCAACGCGACTTCCAACAGCGGCTCTGAGAGTGCCGGAGATAACGACAACGCCGACGCTAATAGTGATTAA
- the LOC130663897 gene encoding CDC42 small effector protein homolog: MANNSEVWVQWFTCCLSQRGTGSRNQNQNQNQNQNQSQNGGKGRQRQRLRIDRSMIGAPMNFQHTGHIGSGDLDMESAHLSVIQHQMQGKGGYEASFGVKAC; this comes from the exons atggCGAATAATAGTGAGGTCTGGGTTCAATGGTTCACGTGTTGTCTGAGCCAAAGAGGAACTGGATCACGAAATCAGAATCAGAATCAGAACCAGAACCAGAACCAGAGTCAGAATGGAGGCAAGGGAAGACAAAGACAGAGATTGAGAATAGACAGGAGTATGATCGGAGCTCCGATGAATTTTCAGCACACGGGTCATATAGGAAGTGGTGACTTGGACATGGAGAGCGCGCACTTGTCGGTGATACAGCATCAGATGCAAGGCAAGGGTGGATATGAAGCATCGTTTGGTGTCaag gcATGCTGA
- the LOC130663841 gene encoding sterol carrier protein 2-like, with the protein MVRREPVYVVGVGMTKFEKPGSRDDFDYPEMVKEAVTKALKDARVSYDSIKGAAVGYVYGDSTCGQRALYEVGLTGCPIFNVNNNCSTGSSALMIAKQMIETGRADCTLAVGFEKMERGSLTSKFLDRTNPMDKHVGLMSEIAGISDGPITAQMFGNAAIEHMQKYGTKPEHFAKIAYKNHLHSVNNPNSQFRTKYSLEEILKAPKVFGPLTKLQCCPTSDGSAAVILANEQFVRRHNLQNQAVEILAMEMTTDTPSTFAEKSSIKLVGYDMTKLAAEKVFASVPYNPTDVDVIELHDCFSANELISYEALGLCPPGQAARLIDSGNTTYGGKYVVNPSGGLISKGHPLGATGLAQCAELAWQLRGEAGPRQVPGAKLALQHNIGLGGAVVVALYKLGYPSAPMMNLVSAKVSPDAFQANKVFKVFEAAMQDDEDGLIEKYRGVYGFKIINGPGGAEGYWIINAKAGKGKVEFDGKEKPDVIFTISDTDIVDFISGKLNPQQAFFQGKIKIKGNMGLAMKLPDLQKRAAKKIELLKAKL; encoded by the exons GTGAAGGAGGCGGTGACGAAGGCACTAAAGGACGCAAGAGTGTCCTACGACTCAATAAAAGGAGCCGCGGTGGGTTACGTCTACGGAGACTCGACCTGTGGTCAGCGCGCCCTCTACGAAGTCGGACTGACCGGATGCCCCATCTTCAACGTCAACAACAACTGCTCCACTGGGTCATCAGCGCTGATGATCGCCAAGCAGATGATCGAGACAGGTCGCGCTGACTGCACCCTGGCGGtgggttttgaaaaaatggaGCGCGGGTCGTTGACCTCAAAGTTCCTGGACCGGACGAACCCCATGGACAAGCACGTGGGTCTCATGTCGGAGATAGCCGGGATCTCGGATGGGCCAATCACTGCCCAGATGTTTGGCAACGCGGCTATAGAGCACATGCAGAAGTACGGGACCAAGCCCGAGCACTTTGCGAAAATCGCGTACAAGAATCATCTGCACTCGGTGAATAATCCGAACTCCCAGTTCAGGACCAAGTACAGTCTCGAGGAAATTTTGAAGGCCCCGAAGGTCTTTGGGCCGCTGACAAAGTTGCAATGCTGTCCCACTTCTGATGGCAGCGCTGCGGTGATCCTGGCGAATGAACAGTTTGTGAGAAGACACAACTTGCAGAATCAGGCGGTGGAGATCTTGGCCATGGAGATGACCACTGATACCCCATCTACTTTTGCTGAGAAAAGTTCCATTAAACTTGTTGG GTACGACATGACGAAACTCGCCGCAGAAAAAGTATTCGCCAGCGTTCCCTACAATCCAACCGACGTCGACGTGATCGAGCTCCACGACTGCTTCTCCGCGAACGAGCTCATATCCTACGAAGCCCTCGGACTCTGCCCACCCGGTCAAGCTGCTCGACTAATCGACTCCGGGAACACGACCTACGGCGGCAAATACGTCGTCAACCCCAGCGGGGGTCTCATATCCAAAGGCCACCCCCTCGGCGCCACCGGTCTCGCCCAGTGCGCAGAACTCGCCTGGCAACTCCGTGGTGAGGCCGGTCCTCGGCAAGTACCTGGTGCTAAACTCGCTCTCCAGCATAACATCGGCCTAGGCGGCGCTGTGGTCGTCGCTCTCTACAAGCTCGGGTACCCCTCCGCCCCCATGATGAATTTGGTCAGCGCCAAGGTCTCTCCCGACGCATTCCAGGCCAACAAAGTCTTCAAAGTATTCGAGGCCGCCATGCAGGACGACGAGGACGGACTCATCGAGAAGTACCGCGGCGTCTACgggttcaaaataataaacggCCCAGGTGGCGCCGAGGGCTACTGGATTATCAACGCCAAGGCCGGAAAGGGCAAAGTTGAGTTTGACGGCAAGGAAAAACCTGACGTAATTTTCACCATCAGCGACACCGACATCGTCGACTTCATTTCCGGGAAACTCAACCCACAGCAGGCTTTCTTCCagggaaaaattaaaatcaaggGCAACATGGGCCTGGCTATGAAATTACCGGACCTTCAAAAACGCgccgcaaaaaaaattgaactgcTCAAAGCCAaactctaa